The following coding sequences lie in one Rutidosis leptorrhynchoides isolate AG116_Rl617_1_P2 chromosome 6, CSIRO_AGI_Rlap_v1, whole genome shotgun sequence genomic window:
- the LOC139855509 gene encoding elongation factor 2 — translation MVKFTAEELRRIMDMKHNIRNMSVIAHVDHGKSTLTDSLVAAAGIIAQEVAGDVRMTDTRADEAERGITIKSTGISLYYEMTDAALKSFKGERMGNEYLINLIDSPGHVDFSSEVTAALRITDGALVVVDCIEGVCVQTETVLRQALGERIRPVLTVNKMDRCFLELQVDGEEAYQTFQRVIENANVIMATYEDPLLGDVMVYPEKGTVAFSAGLHGWAFTLTNFAKMYASKFGVDESKMMERLWGENFFDPKTKKWTTKNTGSATCKRGFVQFCYEPIKQVINTCMNDQKDQLWPMLTKLGVSLKSEEKELMGKALMKRVMQTWLPAATALLEMMIFHLPSPHTAQRYRVENLYEGPLDDQYANAIRNCDPDGPLMLYVSKMIPASDKGRFFAFGRVFAGKVSTGLKVRIMGPNFVPGEKKDLYVKSVQRTVIWMGKKQETVEDVPCGNTVALVGLDQFITKNATLTNEKEVDAHPIRAMKFSVSPVVRVAVQCKVASDLPKLVEGLKRLAKSDPMVVCTIEESGEHIIAGAGELHLEICLKDLQDDFMGGAEIVVSDPVVSFRETVLEKSSRTVMSKSPNKHNRLYMEARPLEEGLAEAIDEGRIGPRDDPKVRGQILSQEFGWDKDLAKKIWCFGPETTGPNMVVDMCKGVQYLNEIKDSVVAGFQWASKEGALAEENMRGICFEVCDVVLHADAIHRGGGQVIPTARRVIYASQLTAKPRLLEPVYLVEIQAPEQALGGIYSVLNQRRGHVFEEMQRPGTPLYNIKAYLPVVESFGFSGALRASTSGQAFPQCVFDHWDMMSADPLEAGSQASTLVSQIRKRKGLKEQMTPLSDFEDKL, via the exons ATG GTGAAGTTTACAGCTGAAGAGCTTCGCCGAATTATGGACATGAAGCATAACATTCGTAATATGTCTGTTATCGCTCATGTTGATCATG GAAAATCAACCTTGACCGATTCTTTGGTGGCTGCTGCTGGTATTATTGCCCAGGAAGTTGCTGGAGATGTTCGTATGACTGATACTCGTGCTGATGAAGCAGAACGTGGTATCACCATCAAGTCTACCGGTATCTCGCTTTACTATGAGATGACTGATGCAGCTCTTAAAAGCTTCAAGGGAGAACGTATGGGGAATGAGTACCTGATCAATCTTATTGATTCACCTGGGCACGTTGACTTTTCTTCTGAAGTTACCGCAGCCTTACGTATTACCGATGGTGCACTTGTTGTGGTGGATTGTATTGAAGGTGTTTGTGTCCAAACCGAAACTGTCCTTCGACAAGCTCTTGGTGAAAGGATTCGACCTGTGTTGACTGTCAACAAGATGGACAGATGTTTTCTCGAGCTTCAGGTTGATGGTGAAGAAGCTTATCAAACCTTCCAAAGAGTTATTGAAAATGCTAATGTCATCATGGCTACATATGAGGACCCACTTCTAGGTGATGTCATGGTTTACCCTGAGAAAGGTACTGTTGCTTTCTCTGCTGGGCTTCATGGTTGGGCATTCACCTTAACCAACTTCGCAAAGATGTATGCATCTAAATTTGGTGTGGATGAGTCTAAAATGATGGAAAGGCTTTGGGGTGAGAACTTTTTTGACCCAAAAACCAAGAAGTGGACCACCAAGAACACAGGTTCTGCAACTTGCAAGCGTGGGTTTGTTCAGTTTTGTTACGAACCAATTAAGCAAGTTATTAATACTTGCATGAATGACCAGAAGGATCAGTTATGGCCTATGTTGACCAAGCTTGGTGTTTCTTTGAAGTCCGAGGAAAAAGAGTTGATGGGCAAGGCTTTAATGAAGCGTGTTATGCAGACTTGGCTTCCTGCTGCTACGGCCCTACTTGAAATGATGATATTCCATTTGCCTTCTCCTCACACTGCCCAAAGATACCGTGTGGAGAATTTGTACGAGGGTCCTTTGGATGATCAGTATGCAAACGCTATCAGAAACTGTGATCCTGATGGTCCTCTCATGCTTTACGTTTCTAAGATGATTCCCGCATCTGACAAGGGCAGATTCTTTGCCTTTGGTCGAGTTTTTGCTGGAAAAGTTTCTACTGGTTTGAAGGTTAGGATCATGGGTCCTAACTTTGTCCCTGGTGAAAAGAAGGATCTTTATGTAAAGAGTGTGCAGAGAACTGTTATTTGGATGGGAAAGAAACAAGAAACCGTTGAAGATGTTCCTTGTGGTAACACTGTGGCTTTGGTTGGTTTGGATCAGTTTATCACCAAGAATGCAACATTAACAAACGAGAAGGAAGTTGACGCGCACCCTATTCGTGCTATGAAGTTTTCCGTCTCACCTGTTGTGCGTGTTGCAGTTCAGTGCAAGGTTGCGTCTGATCTTCCCAAGCTTGTTGAAGGTTTGAAACGTCTGGCAAAATCTGACCCTATGGTTGTGTGTACCATTGAAGAGTCTGGTGAACACATTATTGCTGGTGCTGGTGAACTCCATCTCGAAATCTGTTTGAAGGATCTGCAAGACGATTTCATGGGTGGTGCTGAAATCGTTGTTTCTGACCCTGTCGTGTCCTTCCGTGAAACTGTTCTCGAGAAATCTTCTCGAACTGTTATGAGCAAGTCCCCCAACAAACACAACCGTCTGTACATGGAAGCTCGTCCTTTGGAAGAAGGCCTTGCTGAAGCTATTGATGAAGGCAGAATTGGTCCTCGTGATGACCCCAAGGTTCGTGGACAGATCTTGTCTCAGGAATTTGGTTGGGACAAGGATCTTGCTAAGAAAATCTGGTGCTTCGGCCCTGAAACAACCGGGCCCAACATGGTTGTCGATATGTGTAAGGGAGTTCAGTATTTGAACGAAATCAAGGATTCAGTGGTTGCTGGTTTTCAGTGGGCTTCAAAGGAAGGAGCGTTGGCTGAAGAGAACATGAGAGGTATATGCTTTGAAGTGTGTGATGTCGTTCTTCATGCTGATGCTATTCATAGAGGTGGCGGTCAGGTTATTCCAACTGCTAGGAGGGTCATTTACGCCTCCCAGCTTACTGCTAAACCGAGACTTCTCGAACCAGTCTACCTTGTTGAAATTCAGGCACCCGAGCAAGCTTTAGGAGGAATCTACAGTGTGCTGAATCAAAGGCGTGGGCATGTGTTTGAGGAGATGCAGAGGCCGGGTACCCCACTTTACAACATCAAGGCTTACCTTCCAGTCGTGGAGTCGTTTGGGTTTTCGGGTGCTTTGAGAGCTTCTACATCGGGTCAAGCTTTCCCACAGTGTGTGTTTGATCATTGGGACATGATGTCAGCAGATCCGTTGGAAGCTGGATCTCAGGCGAGTACTCTTGTGAGCCAGATCCGTAAGAGGAAGGGTTTGAAGGAACAGATGACACCACTATCTGATTTTGAGGACAAGCTGTAA